A segment of the Flavobacteriales bacterium genome:
TGGGTTTGACGACATCGATTTCCTGCTGAGCATAAGGGATGAAATAAAATCATTTGAAAATTCAAGAACACATGCATAAGAAGATTGCGGTATTGCCTGGGGATGGCATCGGACCGGAAGTTGTTGATCAGGGCCTGAAAGTTCTGAAAGCTGTGGAAGAAACATTCGGCCACAGCTTCACCTATGAAGAAGCATTGATCGGTGCAGCGGCCATCGACAAAACCGGTGCGGCACTACCCGAAGAGACCCTCAAGTGTTGCATGGATGCTGATGCAGTATTGTTTGGGGCAATCGGTCATCCGAAGTATGACAATGATCCGAAGGCCAAGGTTAGGCCGGAACAGGGTCTTTTAGCACTGCGTAAAGGCTTGGGTTTGTATGCCAATATCCGACCGGTTGCCACATTTGATAAACTCCTGGATCGCTCTCCTTTAAAGAATGACCGTATACAGGGTGCTGATTTTGTAGTTGTGAGAGAACTTACCGGAGGTATCTATTTTGGAGAGCCCAGAGGCAGAAGAGACAATGGGACTGTAGCTTTTGATACGTGTGTATACTCCAAAGAAGAGGTGACCCGTATTGGTCGTCTTGCGTTTGAGATGGCAAGATCCCGTAAAGGGCGTTTATGTTCTGTGGATAAGGCTAATGTTCTTGAAACAAGCAGACTATGGCGAGAAACTATGCAGGAGTTGGGTCAGGAATACCCGGATGTGGAATTGAGTCACCAATTCGTAGATAGCGCCGCCATGGATCTGATCGTAAATCCTAAGCGTTTTGACGTTATTGTAACCGAGAATATGTTCGGGGATATTTTAACCGATGAGGCATCCGTAATCACTGGTTCCCTTGGTCTGTTACCCTCTGCATCG
Coding sequences within it:
- the leuB gene encoding 3-isopropylmalate dehydrogenase, encoding MHKKIAVLPGDGIGPEVVDQGLKVLKAVEETFGHSFTYEEALIGAAAIDKTGAALPEETLKCCMDADAVLFGAIGHPKYDNDPKAKVRPEQGLLALRKGLGLYANIRPVATFDKLLDRSPLKNDRIQGADFVVVRELTGGIYFGEPRGRRDNGTVAFDTCVYSKEEVTRIGRLAFEMARSRKGRLCSVDKANVLETSRLWRETMQELGQEYPDVELSHQFVDSAAMDLIVNPKRFDVIVTENMFGDILTDEASVITGSLGLLPSASIGEKTSVFEPIHGSFPQAAGKNIANPVATILSVAKLLEEAFQMTNEAQAVRLAVERALGEGKMTPDLNEKDPLTTSALGDYISSIVPSVSVSTAK